GCGTTATAAATCGAAGCAACTTATAACGCAACTAACTCATTTGAAAAACTTATTGCGCTGTTCAAGCCATGGGTTATACGGTCGCCCCGGTGCACTTTGTTGATGGCGCAAAATGGTTTCACTGGTTGTGGCTTTTTCTTGCGAGAACGTCATTTTTGCTGATGGCCCACCCATCATTTTAATTTCTTTTTCACTTAAGCTGCGGCCAGCAAACAACGCTGCATTTAAATACCCTGGCTGGGCTGCCCATGTGCCATCGGTTAGTAATAAGAACTGTTCACCTAACGCAAAGCGTTCGGTAATATTACGCCCTGTTTTTTCGCAGGCTAATTCGCCATTAATGTAAACCTTAAAGGTGCCATCAAATGGGGCACTATAAAATACCAGTGCAATTCTGTACCAAGTGTCAGGGAGCATTTCACCACAAAAACCATCAAAGCCAACGCCGCCAGTTGTGCGCTCTCCTTCTATTGATTCAAAGCGGATTTCTGCCTTTTTTTCGTCTTCGATTTCGCTTTCATAATTGAGAGATGTTTGTAATAACGGACGGTATTTCGCCACACTTTCACTTGGCCACAATATATCCATTACCAGTGAATAATCAGACACCAACCCTTGCTCAGAAAAATCACCGTTGGCATCGACGTTATGGCGTACTTTTAAGCCTTCATTTATTTTAAAGCGTGGGAATTTCATAACGGTTGCATCAAAACCTGAGAGACTCGGGATTGATTCTTCAAGCTGCGAAATTTTTTCAAAAATCACCTCATCGCTATAACTTTTACGATCAGGGTTAAACAACTTCATAGTAGATGGACCATAGTCCGCTAAAAATGGGTCTTCGCTATTATCAAACTGCCAAAGAGTTATAAATTCATCTTCTTTACAGGCATTTAATTGTGTATCTGTGTCTAAGTGCAAGCACTGGCTAGTGCGATAACGGCCATATTCTTCAATCACTCGCCAACTGTCATTTAATGCAGTGGGATTTTCAAAGTTCACATCATTAAAAAACAAGGATGGATTTAATGCAGCACCTTTATAAAGTGCTACTGTGTAGCTACTATCTGGATTAAATTGCTGCTCACCAAAGTATTGCCACTGGGGCTGTTGACCCACCATAGACTCTAAATCCGCACCTGACACTTCAACCGAGTAAACAGCATTAAAACCTAGCGTATTCGATGGCTGACGCTCTACCGGAAACGCATCATGCAATTCTTGCTGGGTTACACCACCAGCTTGCCAAGGATACAAGCTAAACGGGTCTGCCAAGTCATAAGCCCCCAACAAAACAGCATCTACTTTGTGAGTAAACATCAGCGCATCGGCTAGCACTTTTTCAATATCATTGCGGTCGGGGTAATTTTCAGAAATCGCCACTTTATAGTCTGGGTCTTCTAAATAAGTTTTAACAATTTCTGCTATTTTGTTATCAAGCGGTTCATGAAATGTATTGATATCTAAAGTATCAATTTGAATTTCATCATTTTCAAAGCGCACCGGACGTGACGTTTTATCAAATAAATTAAATTCGATATCAATCACGGTTGCGCCCATGCCGTAAATATCGGGTTCAATCACAATCGATTGATTGTCGTTATACCTATGGATTTGCGGCTTATCATGGCTATGACCACCAAGAATTAAATTAATCTCAGGTACATTTTGCGCAATGCGATCATCCACCCAACCTAAATGGCTCACCATTACAAGATAATCAACTTGCTCACCATAAAAGCGCACTAAGCCTTCTGCGACTTCGGTAAACTCATAATCCATAACAAAGTTATCAATAAAGTCTGGTAGTGGGCGTTCTTTGTATTCTTTATCAAGCTCATTCCATGGACCTGAGGTCATACCCAAGAAGCCAACTTTGACACAACCAACATCAATAATGCCAAATTTGTGTGTAGGAAAGCCTTGTGCTTTTTCACCAACATATTGCGTATTTGACGCGAGTACCAATGCAGTTTCATCTTGTGCGTAAGCTAATAACTCGTCTTCACCCCAAGCATAATCGTGGTTTCCCACCACACGCACATCAAACTCCATAGCTTGTGTCGCCAGTGATGAGGCGCGCCCCATAGATACTTGCTCGGCCACATTGCCTTTTTCATAATCATCGCCCCCGTTGGTAAAAACAGTGTAAGGGTTTTCTTCAAGTGAAGTTAAGTGCAATGATTTCAAACGGCTGTATAAGCGCTCTTTATAGCCGAAGCGAGAATGCAAGTCAGCAACATGCACAAAACGAATCGTTTGTTGTACCGCAGCCATATCACAGGCTGGGCCAATGGATTTAAAGGTAGAAACATTCGGTAATTTACGAATGCCGTATATACCTAAGTGATAAATTTCAGCGCTAATAAAATTACCTTCTATGCGCGAATTAAAATTAGGTACCCATGTATTGTTAACAAGTCTAGCCAGTACATATTGCTGATCCGCTTGATAATCACTTGGTAATGGTATCGTCAGATCCGCTTTATCAAATAATGCGGTTTCAATTGGTGTTATCGAATACACTTTCGAAAGCGAATTTTGCGCATCGGGAAAGGCTTGCGATTGCCCTACATCAACTGACAGTGTCAAGCCATCGGCAACAGCGCCAACTTCTAGGTCTAAAGTGCCTGTGCCATCAAAGCGTATAACTCCCCCTTCACTGCCTACGGGTACCGGTGTTTGTGCCGCATCTTCACTAACTGATTTGCTGGTTTCGCCTTCACCTACACAACCCAACAACAGCAATGTGCTGAACACATATAGCAATACTCTGAAATACACTTCCTTGCCTCGCGTTTAAATTCGCATTTATGAAAATTAACAAATGGTTAATTTAACAACAATTATTGAAAATATTACATCATAGCTAATAATAAATTCCCAGATTTAAAGAATTAAATTATCTTAAAATGCAAAAAGCCGATGCTAAATAACATCGGCTTTTATAACCATCACACTCAATTACACAGCTAACTCGTTACACCGCTTGCTGAATAATCACTTGCTCAGCTTTTTTAGTATAGTGCGGCATTCTATGAAAATTTAAGTACCGGTATGTATCAGCAGCTGTTGCATTTATCATTGTCGCATATTCTTGGTACTCAGCTGGCGTAGGTAATTTACCTATAATTGCAGCTACTGCAGCAAGTTCGGCTGATGCTAAAAATACATTTGCTCCCGTACCTAAGCGGTTAGGAAAGTTACGTGTAGAAGTAGACACCACGGTAGATTGGTCTGCAACTCGCGCTTGGTTACCCATACATAACGAACACCCTGGCGTTTCAATGCGCGCCCCTACACGACCATAAATGCCATAGTAGCCTTCGTCGGTAAGCTGATCACGGTCCATTTTGGTTGGTGGTGCAATCCACATTCGCGTTGGTAATTGGCCTTTAAAATTATCAAGTAACTTACCCGCAGCACGGAAATGGCCGATGTTTGTCATACACGAGCCTATAAACACTTCATTGATTTCTTCGCCTTGCACCTCTGATAACAGACGCGCATCATCTGGATCGTTTGGCGCACATAAAATGGGTTCGTTAATTTCTGCTAAATCAATCTCAATGATATGGGCGTACTCTGCGTCTGCATCCGCTGACATAAGTTCTGGATTTTCTAACCATTCTTGCATTTTGGTGATTCGGCGCTCAATAGTACGTACATCACCATAGCCTTCTGTGATCATCCACTTAAGCATAACAATATTCGAGTTTAAGTATTCTTCGATTGATTGCTGTGAGAGCTTCACGGTACAACCCGCCGCAGATCGCTCTGCTGATGCATCAGACAGTTCAAATGCCTGCTCAACGGTTAAATACTCCAGCCCTTCAATTTCCAAAATTCGCCCTGAGAACTCGTTAACTTTGCCTTTTTTCTCTACCGTTAATAAGCCTTGCTGAATTGCATAGTAAGGAATAGCATGTACTAGGTCGCGTAACGTAATGCCCGCTTGCATTTCACCTTTAAACCTTACTAATACTGACTCCGGCATATCGAGCGGCATCACTCCCGTTGCAGCGGCAAAAGCAACCGCACCAGAGCCTGCTGGGAAAGAAATACCCAGAGGAAAACGTGTATGTGAATCCCCCCCCGTTCCCACGGTATCAGGCAACAGCATTCTGTTTAGCCATGAATGAATAATACCGTCACCGGGGCGAAGCGATACCCCTCCTCGATTCATAATGAAATCGGGTAATGTATGATGCGTATTTACATCAATTGGTTTTGGGTAGGCAGAAGTATGACAAAACGACTGCATGGTTAAATCTGCTGAAAAGCCTAAGCATGCTAAGTCTTTTAGTTCATCACGTGTCATTGGGCCTGTGGTGTCTTGTGAACCAACAGTCGTCATTTTCGGCTCACAGTACTGACCAGGGCGTACACCTTTAACGCCACACGCATTGCCCACCATTTTTTGCGCGAGCGTGTAGCCTTTGCCAGTATCGGCTGCAGCTGCCGGTTTACGAAATATTTTTTCTTGAGCAAGACCAAGTGATGTACGCGCTTTATCGGTTAAACCTCGACCAATTATTAAAGGAATACGGCCGCCAGCTTGTACTTCATCAAGGATCACCTCTGATTTAAGCTTAAAGTTGGAAATCACCTCATCGCTACAAAAGCGCTTAACAACGCCTTCATATGGGTAAATATCGATTTGGTCACCCATATTTAATTCATCAACGGGCAGTTCAATTGGTAATGCGCCTGAATCTTCCATGGTATTAAAGAAAATAGGAGCAATTTTACCCCCTAAACATACCCCTCCAACCCGTTTGTTAGGCACGAATGGAATGTCATCGCCCATAAACCAAAGCACTGAGTTAGTCGCGGATTTACGAGAAGAACCTGTGCCTACCACATCACCAACATACGCAAGTGGTAAACCTTTTGCTTTTAACTCTTCAAGTTGAGAGATAGGACCAATCTCACCCGGCTTTTCTGGTTTTATACCTTCACGCTCGTTTTTAAGCATTGCGAGCGCATGTAGTGGAATATCTGGACGTGACCATGCATCTGGCGCTGGAGATAAATCATCAGTATTTGTCTCGCCTGTTACTTTGAACACAGTAACAGAGATTTTCTCGGCAACAGCGGGCTTGTCGGTGAACCACTCAGCATTTGCCCATGACTCAATCACTTGTTGCGCATATTTGTTACCCGCTTTTGCCTTTTCCTCTACATCGTAAAACGCATCAAACATTAGTAATGTTTTTGATAACCCTTTTGCCACAATAGGCGCTAACGCTTGGTCGTCTAGTAATTCAATCATCGGGGCAATGTTGTAACCACCTAACATGGTACCCAGTAGTTCAGCGGCATATTCTTTTGTTATCAATGGCGATGATGCTTCACCTTTCGCGACCGCAGCTAAGAAACCCGCTTTTACGTATGCCGCATCGTCAACACCTGGCGGTACACGATTAACGAGTAGATCTAAAATAAATTCATCTTCACCTGCCGGTGGGTTTTTAATTAATTCGATAAGTTCAGTAGTTTGCTGTGCATCTAACGGTTTTGGCACAATACCTTGGGCTGCACGCTGCTCGACATGTAAACGATATTCTTGAAGCACAATAATACCTCCTTGGTGACGTGAAATACCTAACATGGCTTGAGTATTTGAACGACTTCAAACACTTTAATAAACTGTAGCACTTTAATTAAAAGCGTCAGGTATTGGTTAGTTATTCACCTTTAGTATAAGGGTTTTATATTACGATCCAAGGCCAGCATGTTTATGCTTATCATAAGTAATATGAATAGAAAGGAGTTAAAAATTAACTTTTATGAATGATGAACGCCATTGCTGTTCAATTAAGTTATATTCTTCAGAAGCATGTAAGCTCGCTAAGCTTTGCTGTAAACGCTCAACTAGCTGTTTATCAGATCCTTTACTAAGAGCAACATACAACTGAGGAGTACGCCCTAAATCAACAACAGGCACAAAATCGTTTAAATCAAATGCCATTTGCTTACTAAGCGCAATTAAATTGTTTTTCTGCAATACAATCGCATCTACACGCTGTTCTTTTAATGCGTTAATTGCTTCAGGCCAATGCCTGACCTTCATTACGTTTTTTTCAGGCCACTGATAGCGTGCAACAATTTCATCCATAATGTAATCATCTCTTGCGACGACTAAGGTTAGATTTTGCATTGACTGAGTCGTGACGTTTGCTTGTTCACGTGCTTTCAATTGCCATAAAAACAATGAGCTTTTGCTTTGTAGCATTGAGCTATTTGGAAAAACCGGCCCAATCCACTCAAAACTGCTTTCACGTTTTTGCGTTCGGCGCATTGAGTAAATTAATACGTTTTTTTCTGTGGTAGCAATATGATAAGCACGGGACCAAGGCAATACTAAATGCTCGGTGGAGATTTGCTCTCGGCGCAATAACGCCTTAACAATATCGACAGCAACGCCATCGAGTTTTTCCCCTGACTTAACCTGATAAGGAGGAAAATGCTCTGTAACAACCATTTCAAGTTCAACAGCACATACGCGGGTAGCCACAAATACAACAATCAGTAATAAAAAGCTAACCCCTGTCCAACGTCGCCACATCGCATATTCAATAAAAAGAAGACAATACTGTTAGTCTAGGTGAGTGCTAGCGTAAATAAAAGTGTGCCGATTAAAGGAAATAAATAAGCGATGATGCGATTAGGCATACGATATAAAAAAGCGTTACTTGGGTTGCTTGGATCAACAAAAATAAACACTTCTTGGTTATTCTCAAGCGCCGTTAAGCAAGACTTATCGTAATCAACAATCACGCTATGTTTGGTTTGTTCAAAACAGTATTGCAGCATCATTTGTTTGTCTTTAAAGCTATGAAATGGCATCAAATCTTGTAAGCCAACTAAGGTGGCTTTTTCAATCGCGCAAGCACGCCAAGAGCGTTTTCGTTGGCGGCACAAAAAATAATATACCCAAGGCTCCAAGCCCCAAAGTAATATTAACCCGCCAACTAATAACAGCTCTAATTTCATGCCCATTCCCAACTTAGTTAGATAACTTATAAACGAGATTAGCAGCCACGAGATCGCTAAGTGCCGTCCCTACCGATTTAAATAGCGTAATGCTACTTTGTTGCTGCCGACCTAAAACGCGTTTAGCACATAAGTCGGCTAATTCACCTTTTATTTGCTGTTGGCTAAACGCTCCTTCAGCCATCGGAATTAACAACTCGCCCGCTTCGTTTAACACGTTTGTTAAGCCATCCACGTACACCTCACTTTGTGTTACCGTTTGCGTATCACACTCTCGGCAATGTTTGTGATGGTTACCGATTAGGTCTATATGCGTACCAACACTGACCCAGCTACCATCAAATAACGGCTCCGGTGAGCCTGTTGCACAACAAATTGTGCAGGCACTTGCAATCGTCTCTTTATCAGATAGCCCAGCAACAAATGCAACCTCACTAAATTCGCTTTGTAACTGGCTAATCAAGCTGTCTACTTTGTCGCGATTACGGCCAATAATGGTCACTTTACGGTAATTTCGAACAGATAAATGTGCTTTAATCATATAACTGGCAAGGTTACCGCTGCCAAAAAACACTAAATGCTCAGCATCTTCACGTGCTAAATAGCGTGCCGCCAGTGCGGAAACCGCAGCAGTGCGCCAAAGCGTCACACTTGTGCCATCCACCAGCGCAAGCGGTACACCATGTGCTCGGTCAAACAACATAATTTTTGAATATAAGGATTCAAAACCCGCCTCGCCATTTTGCGGGAAATAAGTAAAGGATTTCACCCCAATTACCTCTTCATCCCACGCTGGTAAAACGGCAAATGCATTATGTGAAGGATCACCTGGTTGCAGTTCAAACACTTGTCGCTGTGGCATTAAAAAGTTGCCTGCAAAGCTAGTGTTAAGTGCATTAATCAAGGCATCAAACGTCAGGGTAGATATTACCTGTTCTTTTTCAATTATTTTCATGGTGTATCCACTTAACGTCTTTCAGGTAAAATCATTTGCTTAGGAGCATGGGTAAGTAACTTGTAGCCATTTTCAGAAACCAAAATATCATCCTCTAAACGCACACCACCGAAGTTTGGAATATAAATTCCCGGTTCAATCGTAATGACATTTCCGACTTCAAGTTGGTACTCACAGTTAGGTTTTATGATCGGAAATTCATGTAAAAATAATCCCACTCCATGACCTAATCCTTCGCCTGCATACTCAGCAAAGCCCGCATTTTCAATAACTCGATGACTTGCTTTCAAGGCATTGGTTGCAGCAGCACCTGCAACCACTTCAGCCATAGCAGCAGCCTGTGCATCTGCGACAGTTTGATAAACCAATTGTTGTTTTTCACTGGCTTCGCCATAAATATAACTGCGCGTCATATCAGAGCGATAACCATTAATTACGGCGCCAAAATCTAGGGTAATAAAATCACCAACAGCGAGTTTGCGATCACCCGGCATACCATGTGGTAAAGAAGTGCGCTCGCCAAATAACAAAATCGTGTCAAAGCTCATGCCATTTGAGCCGAGCTTTTGCATGCGATATTCAAGCTCAAGTGCAATATCGCGCTCACTGGCTCCGGTTTTAAAGTAAGGCAAGGTTTCGCTAAGTGCTTGATCGGCAATCGCCGCTGCAAGCTCAATTTGCTTTACTTCCCAATCATCTTTTACAGAGCGCATACGTTCAACAACACCTTGTATTGGTGTTAATTGTGCAACTGATAACTCTGCATTTATTGCTTGCCAAGCCCCAACATTAATATGATCAGCTTCAAAACCGAGCTTAACGCTTTTATCGATAAGACGATTAAAACAATGGCCTAACGTTTCGTTGTCACGGTCGCGACAAATGACTTCAAAGCCTTGGCTTTCATTTGTGGCTTGCTCTGCGTAACGGTAGTCAGTGACTAAATAACCACTATTTTGATTAATCACTAAATAGGCTGCATGACCGCTAAAACCAGATAAATAGCGAATATTCTCATAGCCAAAAATCAATGCGCTATCGAGCTGCAAACTTGTTAATAAACTGCGAAACGTTGCTTGGCGTGATAAAAATGGGGTACTCATCGGAAAATAAATCCTGTGTTTAATGCATCGCTCGGGTCAAAATAAAAGGTGTTTTTACCCACCACATTAGCGTTCCCGCTCACTTCGGGGATCACCGCCAGGTAATCACCATATTCTAGTGTATCAACTACCTTAACGCTGAACTGTGAGCCTAAAATACTTTCAATTACTATTTCTTGCTGTGCTTCAATTTCGTTTTTAGCAAAATGGATAGCTGCTCGCCCCGCTACACCTGACCCTGTTGGGCTGCGATCTAACTCGCCTTCAGCAAAAATACACACATTGCGGCTATGCGAATCTGGGTGTTCCATTTGGCTATGCGAAACAAAAATAGTGCCGTACAAAAAGCTTAAATCAGCTTCAAAAGGGTGGTTAATGTCGGTGCTGGCAATCACCGCCTGTTTAATACGCTTGCCCCAATCAATAATTTGATTGCTGTTATCTTGCTTGAGGGACAAACCAATGGCATCCGCATCAACATAGGCATAAAACGCACCGCCGTAGGCTAAGTCAAAAGTCACCGTTCCTATGCCTTCAACTTCTATTTGCTGTGCTTTTAGCGCTAAGAATGAAGGCACGTTTAAAAAACGAATATCGCTAATTTCACCATTGTTAACGGTTACCGATGAGCGAATTTGACCACAAGGCACATCAAAATTAATCTGATTAACGCCTTCTTTTTTGTTTATCACACCTGCTTCAATTGCCGCTTTAGATAGTGCAATAATGGCATGGCCGCACATGGTGCTGTAGCCTTCGTTATGTAAAAACAATACACCTAAGTCACTGGTATCGCGCTCGGGTTCAACAATCAATGCGCCATACATATCTGCATGACCACGCGGTTCAAACATCAAGCCTTTTCGTAAATCATCATGATTAGCTAAACAGTCCTGACGTTTTGCTAAAATGGTGTCGCCTTTTAAACTAGGAAATCCCGATGTAATAATGCGTAACGGTTCACCACCTGTGTGCATTTCTAGTGTGGTAATTTGTTGCATTACTTTACTTGGTTGCCAATTAGCAAACGCATTTGTGTTCATATTTAGCTTTCTATATCGAAATCAATGTTTGCATACAATATACCTTTGAAAATATTAAAATCAATATAAAGCCCAGCTTGGGTAAGTATTTATTGCTTAAAAGGATTACTAAACGCTTTGTTTTTAATAAACTTTTCGTCAGTTAAAGTATGTAGAAATGCCACTAAGTCTTGCTTTTCTTGTTCAGTTAACTGAAAACCTTTAATAAATGCACTTTTATATGGGTTTTCACGACCATCACCTTGATGCTTGCCAGTTGTAATATTGCGTCCTGCATCGGCATAGAAATCAATTACTTGCTCTAACGTTTGTAAACTACCATCGTGCATATAAGGGGCTGTTAAGGCGATATTACGCAATGTTGGCGCTCTAAACTTACCCATATCCTGTGGCGTTTCTGTGATAGTAAATAATCCTTGATCGC
This region of Pseudoalteromonas spongiae UST010723-006 genomic DNA includes:
- a CDS encoding metallophosphoesterase is translated as MYFRVLLYVFSTLLLLGCVGEGETSKSVSEDAAQTPVPVGSEGGVIRFDGTGTLDLEVGAVADGLTLSVDVGQSQAFPDAQNSLSKVYSITPIETALFDKADLTIPLPSDYQADQQYVLARLVNNTWVPNFNSRIEGNFISAEIYHLGIYGIRKLPNVSTFKSIGPACDMAAVQQTIRFVHVADLHSRFGYKERLYSRLKSLHLTSLEENPYTVFTNGGDDYEKGNVAEQVSMGRASSLATQAMEFDVRVVGNHDYAWGEDELLAYAQDETALVLASNTQYVGEKAQGFPTHKFGIIDVGCVKVGFLGMTSGPWNELDKEYKERPLPDFIDNFVMDYEFTEVAEGLVRFYGEQVDYLVMVSHLGWVDDRIAQNVPEINLILGGHSHDKPQIHRYNDNQSIVIEPDIYGMGATVIDIEFNLFDKTSRPVRFENDEIQIDTLDINTFHEPLDNKIAEIVKTYLEDPDYKVAISENYPDRNDIEKVLADALMFTHKVDAVLLGAYDLADPFSLYPWQAGGVTQQELHDAFPVERQPSNTLGFNAVYSVEVSGADLESMVGQQPQWQYFGEQQFNPDSSYTVALYKGAALNPSLFFNDVNFENPTALNDSWRVIEEYGRYRTSQCLHLDTDTQLNACKEDEFITLWQFDNSEDPFLADYGPSTMKLFNPDRKSYSDEVIFEKISQLEESIPSLSGFDATVMKFPRFKINEGLKVRHNVDANGDFSEQGLVSDYSLVMDILWPSESVAKYRPLLQTSLNYESEIEDEKKAEIRFESIEGERTTGGVGFDGFCGEMLPDTWYRIALVFYSAPFDGTFKVYINGELACEKTGRNITERFALGEQFLLLTDGTWAAQPGYLNAALFAGRSLSEKEIKMMGGPSAKMTFSQEKATTSETILRHQQSAPGRPYNPWLEQRNKFFK
- the acnB gene encoding bifunctional aconitate hydratase 2/2-methylisocitrate dehydratase; translation: MLQEYRLHVEQRAAQGIVPKPLDAQQTTELIELIKNPPAGEDEFILDLLVNRVPPGVDDAAYVKAGFLAAVAKGEASSPLITKEYAAELLGTMLGGYNIAPMIELLDDQALAPIVAKGLSKTLLMFDAFYDVEEKAKAGNKYAQQVIESWANAEWFTDKPAVAEKISVTVFKVTGETNTDDLSPAPDAWSRPDIPLHALAMLKNEREGIKPEKPGEIGPISQLEELKAKGLPLAYVGDVVGTGSSRKSATNSVLWFMGDDIPFVPNKRVGGVCLGGKIAPIFFNTMEDSGALPIELPVDELNMGDQIDIYPYEGVVKRFCSDEVISNFKLKSEVILDEVQAGGRIPLIIGRGLTDKARTSLGLAQEKIFRKPAAAADTGKGYTLAQKMVGNACGVKGVRPGQYCEPKMTTVGSQDTTGPMTRDELKDLACLGFSADLTMQSFCHTSAYPKPIDVNTHHTLPDFIMNRGGVSLRPGDGIIHSWLNRMLLPDTVGTGGDSHTRFPLGISFPAGSGAVAFAAATGVMPLDMPESVLVRFKGEMQAGITLRDLVHAIPYYAIQQGLLTVEKKGKVNEFSGRILEIEGLEYLTVEQAFELSDASAERSAAGCTVKLSQQSIEEYLNSNIVMLKWMITEGYGDVRTIERRITKMQEWLENPELMSADADAEYAHIIEIDLAEINEPILCAPNDPDDARLLSEVQGEEINEVFIGSCMTNIGHFRAAGKLLDNFKGQLPTRMWIAPPTKMDRDQLTDEGYYGIYGRVGARIETPGCSLCMGNQARVADQSTVVSTSTRNFPNRLGTGANVFLASAELAAVAAIIGKLPTPAEYQEYATMINATAADTYRYLNFHRMPHYTKKAEQVIIQQAV
- a CDS encoding substrate-binding periplasmic protein, with translation MWRRWTGVSFLLLIVVFVATRVCAVELEMVVTEHFPPYQVKSGEKLDGVAVDIVKALLRREQISTEHLVLPWSRAYHIATTEKNVLIYSMRRTQKRESSFEWIGPVFPNSSMLQSKSSLFLWQLKAREQANVTTQSMQNLTLVVARDDYIMDEIVARYQWPEKNVMKVRHWPEAINALKEQRVDAIVLQKNNLIALSKQMAFDLNDFVPVVDLGRTPQLYVALSKGSDKQLVERLQQSLASLHASEEYNLIEQQWRSSFIKVNF
- a CDS encoding ornithine cyclodeaminase family protein, coding for MKIIEKEQVISTLTFDALINALNTSFAGNFLMPQRQVFELQPGDPSHNAFAVLPAWDEEVIGVKSFTYFPQNGEAGFESLYSKIMLFDRAHGVPLALVDGTSVTLWRTAAVSALAARYLAREDAEHLVFFGSGNLASYMIKAHLSVRNYRKVTIIGRNRDKVDSLISQLQSEFSEVAFVAGLSDKETIASACTICCATGSPEPLFDGSWVSVGTHIDLIGNHHKHCRECDTQTVTQSEVYVDGLTNVLNEAGELLIPMAEGAFSQQQIKGELADLCAKRVLGRQQQSSITLFKSVGTALSDLVAANLVYKLSN
- a CDS encoding M24 family metallopeptidase, coding for MSTPFLSRQATFRSLLTSLQLDSALIFGYENIRYLSGFSGHAAYLVINQNSGYLVTDYRYAEQATNESQGFEVICRDRDNETLGHCFNRLIDKSVKLGFEADHINVGAWQAINAELSVAQLTPIQGVVERMRSVKDDWEVKQIELAAAIADQALSETLPYFKTGASERDIALELEYRMQKLGSNGMSFDTILLFGERTSLPHGMPGDRKLAVGDFITLDFGAVINGYRSDMTRSYIYGEASEKQQLVYQTVADAQAAAMAEVVAGAAATNALKASHRVIENAGFAEYAGEGLGHGVGLFLHEFPIIKPNCEYQLEVGNVITIEPGIYIPNFGGVRLEDDILVSENGYKLLTHAPKQMILPERR
- a CDS encoding proline racemase family protein translates to MNTNAFANWQPSKVMQQITTLEMHTGGEPLRIITSGFPSLKGDTILAKRQDCLANHDDLRKGLMFEPRGHADMYGALIVEPERDTSDLGVLFLHNEGYSTMCGHAIIALSKAAIEAGVINKKEGVNQINFDVPCGQIRSSVTVNNGEISDIRFLNVPSFLALKAQQIEVEGIGTVTFDLAYGGAFYAYVDADAIGLSLKQDNSNQIIDWGKRIKQAVIASTDINHPFEADLSFLYGTIFVSHSQMEHPDSHSRNVCIFAEGELDRSPTGSGVAGRAAIHFAKNEIEAQQEIVIESILGSQFSVKVVDTLEYGDYLAVIPEVSGNANVVGKNTFYFDPSDALNTGFIFR